A portion of the Litorimonas taeanensis genome contains these proteins:
- the otsB gene encoding trehalose-phosphatase, whose amino-acid sequence MAVRITDSFDFPTNMALFLDFDGTLAGFKDDPDTVKLMPQESALILNLANHLSGALALISGRDLRDLSKRVPNSLWRLGNHGLYSAAPYEDPPTSFTQFPTELKAKLEANLSHLNGIWFEDKGPVLAIHHRAKPESGPEISSCVEAEIKAYPLHIMQLGHNVIEIKPADANKGAALTRQMRNPAFANRIPVMIGDDTTDEDAFRAAETFGGFGIKMAHQEMKQSETAARFYIETIQDLYGLLGTLL is encoded by the coding sequence ATGGCGGTGCGCATTACAGACAGTTTTGATTTCCCTACCAACATGGCATTGTTTCTGGATTTTGATGGAACATTGGCGGGTTTCAAAGATGACCCAGACACTGTAAAATTGATGCCGCAAGAGAGTGCCCTTATCCTTAATCTCGCAAATCATTTGTCGGGGGCGCTCGCATTAATTAGCGGCCGCGATTTGCGGGACCTGTCTAAACGGGTCCCAAACTCACTTTGGCGACTTGGCAATCATGGGCTTTATAGCGCCGCGCCTTACGAAGACCCTCCAACATCATTCACTCAGTTCCCAACCGAGTTGAAAGCCAAACTAGAGGCCAATCTTTCACATCTGAACGGCATATGGTTTGAGGATAAAGGGCCTGTATTGGCGATACATCACAGAGCGAAACCCGAATCTGGACCCGAGATTTCAAGCTGTGTCGAGGCTGAAATTAAAGCCTACCCCCTACATATTATGCAATTGGGTCACAATGTAATCGAAATAAAACCAGCTGATGCAAATAAAGGCGCCGCTTTAACTAGACAAATGCGCAATCCTGCTTTTGCAAATCGAATACCTGTCATGATTGGCGATGACACAACAGATGAGGATGCCTTTCGAGCGGCTGAAACCTTTGGAGGTTTTGGCATAAAAATGGCGCATCAAGAGATGAAACAGAGCGAAACTGCAGCCCGTTTTTACATTGAAACCATTCAAGACCTCTACGGACTTTTAGGAACCCTTTTATGA
- a CDS encoding dipeptidyl-peptidase 3 family protein, producing the protein MRLFLLSISTAALLAGCNNTEQQSTVSSVEPTATTEQNGYNIDAQYAKFAEIKIDVDTGFLSASEKAVVNKLITASEYLSKIYLLQRGANYPALRQEIKENGTAIQLAMFDLHFGPCDGLEDGKLFYGDTPCPKGGGFYPADMTREEFESHIAANPADKSDFTSGYTVIRRTDDGGLKAVPYHVEYAEYLEPAAALLREAAEISENKSLKRFLTMRAESFLTDDYFESEMAWMDLDGNIEVAIGPYEVYDDGLFGYKTAYESFLTIKNPEESAALAKYKHYLKDMEKNLPVEESYKNFARGFESPIAVTYQVHGGGDNENGVQTIAFNLPNDERVREAKGAKKVILNNVLGAKYDRILAPIGERVLIEDQAKLTTKKYMSYNTLFHELSHSLGPGTITVDGVETTVNAQLKELASGLEEGKADVMGAYNILYMMDRGELPAEDKEAFLATYFSGKFRSMRFGIGAAHAKGAAFQYNYYREVGAVEWLPEQERFRIDFAKLEQAISDLTGKVVRIQGDGRYDGAKAFLDDYLTLDDAAETVLGNLSDIPYDIRPIYPEKI; encoded by the coding sequence ATGCGTTTATTCCTCCTATCAATATCAACTGCCGCGCTCTTAGCTGGCTGTAACAATACAGAGCAGCAATCGACAGTTTCTTCAGTAGAACCTACGGCAACAACAGAGCAAAATGGTTATAATATTGATGCGCAATATGCGAAATTTGCCGAAATCAAAATAGACGTTGATACAGGTTTTCTTAGCGCCTCTGAAAAAGCGGTCGTGAACAAGCTGATTACAGCGAGCGAATATCTATCCAAAATTTATCTCTTACAACGCGGCGCAAATTATCCAGCCCTACGCCAAGAGATCAAAGAAAATGGCACTGCCATTCAATTGGCCATGTTTGATTTACATTTTGGGCCTTGTGATGGGTTAGAAGATGGAAAACTTTTTTACGGTGATACGCCCTGCCCCAAAGGCGGCGGTTTCTATCCTGCCGATATGACCCGTGAAGAATTTGAGTCTCATATAGCGGCAAATCCGGCTGATAAATCTGATTTTACTTCGGGCTATACCGTCATTCGCCGAACTGATGATGGCGGATTAAAAGCAGTTCCCTACCACGTGGAATATGCCGAGTACCTTGAGCCAGCAGCGGCCCTTTTGCGCGAAGCTGCCGAAATTTCAGAAAATAAAAGCCTAAAACGCTTCCTAACCATGCGGGCAGAATCATTCCTTACGGATGATTATTTTGAGTCAGAAATGGCGTGGATGGATCTTGATGGAAATATCGAAGTCGCTATCGGACCTTACGAAGTCTATGATGATGGCTTGTTCGGATATAAAACCGCGTATGAGAGCTTTTTGACAATTAAAAACCCAGAAGAATCTGCAGCGCTTGCAAAATACAAGCATTATCTCAAAGACATGGAAAAGAACCTGCCTGTTGAAGAAAGCTATAAGAATTTTGCTCGCGGGTTTGAGAGTCCCATTGCAGTAACTTACCAAGTTCATGGCGGCGGCGACAATGAAAATGGCGTGCAGACAATTGCGTTTAACCTACCCAATGATGAGCGCGTGCGCGAAGCAAAAGGCGCCAAGAAAGTTATTTTGAATAACGTGCTCGGCGCAAAATATGACCGTATCCTCGCCCCAATCGGGGAGAGAGTGTTAATCGAAGACCAAGCTAAGCTAACGACAAAAAAATATATGAGCTATAATACGCTTTTCCATGAACTTTCCCATTCACTAGGGCCCGGCACAATCACAGTTGATGGGGTTGAGACGACTGTGAATGCACAGTTGAAAGAACTGGCGTCTGGCCTTGAAGAAGGCAAAGCCGACGTCATGGGAGCCTATAATATACTGTATATGATGGACCGCGGAGAATTACCGGCAGAAGACAAAGAAGCCTTCCTCGCCACTTATTTTTCAGGAAAATTTCGATCTATGCGCTTTGGTATCGGTGCGGCCCATGCAAAAGGTGCCGCTTTCCAGTATAATTATTACCGCGAAGTTGGCGCTGTAGAATGGCTACCGGAGCAAGAGCGTTTCCGTATTGATTTTGCTAAATTAGAACAAGCTATTTCTGACTTAACAGGTAAAGTCGTTCGCATCCAAGGCGATGGCCGTTATGATGGCGCCAAAGCCTTTTTAGATGACTATCTAACTCTGGACGATGCGGCTGAAACCGTACTCGGAAATTTATCAGATATTCCCTATGACATTCGGCCTATCTACCCCGAAAAGATATAA
- a CDS encoding GNAT family N-acetyltransferase — protein MTPSPETYNARILTRISQVSESEWDAHIPAGSHPFLSWRFLHALEESRCAVEETGWAPRHIWLENQQGQSVGAAPLYAKSHSQGEYVFDHAWADALQRAGGQYYPKLQSSIPFTPATGPRLMAANAEYKSALATAMLSACNQWGMSGVHLTFLEGEDRTVLDNLNFAHREDRQFHFINRGYETFDDFLASLTSRKRKNIKKERSAAQDGITIKRLSGDDLKDEHWDAFYACYLDTGERKWGRPYLNREFFDLMQQTMRQDICLVMAFDGETPIASALNYIGSEALYGRNWGALVHKPFLHFELCYYQAIEAGLERGLPRVEAGAQGEHKLARGYEPIATHSAHFLAHESLQNAVEDYLEHERSAVEREIEILDQHTPFKKTSDEPR, from the coding sequence ATGACGCCATCACCCGAGACTTATAACGCCCGAATCCTAACGCGCATTTCGCAAGTCAGCGAAAGTGAATGGGACGCCCATATTCCTGCTGGCTCTCATCCTTTTTTATCGTGGCGCTTTTTGCATGCCTTAGAGGAAAGCCGCTGCGCCGTAGAAGAAACAGGCTGGGCCCCGCGGCATATTTGGTTGGAAAATCAACAAGGGCAAAGCGTCGGAGCCGCCCCCTTATATGCAAAATCCCATAGCCAAGGTGAGTATGTCTTTGACCATGCATGGGCGGATGCTCTGCAGCGTGCTGGCGGACAGTATTACCCGAAACTTCAATCCTCTATACCCTTTACCCCTGCCACTGGGCCACGTCTTATGGCGGCAAACGCCGAGTATAAAAGCGCCCTTGCCACCGCCATGCTCTCTGCTTGCAATCAATGGGGGATGTCAGGGGTGCACCTTACCTTTCTAGAAGGTGAAGACAGAACCGTATTGGATAATCTGAATTTCGCACATCGCGAAGACAGGCAATTTCACTTTATTAATCGCGGTTATGAAACTTTTGACGACTTTCTCGCAAGCCTGACAAGTCGCAAACGAAAGAACATAAAAAAAGAAAGATCCGCCGCACAAGATGGCATCACAATTAAGCGACTTTCTGGCGATGATTTGAAAGATGAGCATTGGGATGCATTTTATGCCTGTTATCTCGATACTGGAGAACGCAAATGGGGACGGCCATATCTAAACCGCGAGTTCTTTGATTTAATGCAACAAACCATGAGACAAGATATTTGTCTGGTTATGGCGTTTGATGGTGAGACACCGATTGCATCAGCCCTCAATTATATTGGATCAGAAGCGCTATACGGCCGCAACTGGGGGGCATTAGTCCATAAACCCTTTTTGCATTTTGAACTCTGTTACTATCAAGCGATTGAAGCCGGTTTAGAGCGCGGTTTACCGCGTGTCGAAGCCGGTGCACAAGGCGAACACAAGCTGGCGCGTGGCTATGAACCCATAGCGACGCATAGCGCGCATTTCCTTGCCCATGAAAGCCTACAAAACGCCGTAGAAGACTATCTTGAACATGAGCGCTCAGCGGTAGAGCGTGAAATAGAAATTCTGGATCAACATACTCCGTTTAAAAAGACATCAGATGAGCCTCGTTAA
- a CDS encoding glycoside hydrolase family 15 protein, which produces MSHLNQGIIGNSTVAALIDTDARINWLCLPKIDGEPIFDALLGGKGSFNIWMEDRVSTEQSYEPNTAVLRTRLTDAHGAILDVIDFAPYFVSRDRNFRPASFVREIKVIAGSPCIKIEINAQANWGEHEIKARRGVHHISYDTNDGGFRITTSMPVSYILSRTSFVLDRDVSFICGPDESVAENVDFLARDWRERTIDYWRRWTRSLAVPPDWQAAVIRAAITLKLCVYEETGGVVAALTTSVPEHEGSQRNWDYRFCWIRDAYFSVTALNRLASMETLEHYMRFLRSVVSQTKGGHIQPVYGIGLETDLTEDIATHLPGYRGYGPVRRGNQAAEHIQHDVYGQIVLAATQAFLDERLLSQVGVAEFEQLEPVGERAFAVHDTPDAGIWEFRTLAYVHTSSAIMCWAACDRLSKIANYLKLEKKTIYWAERAEIIHKHILSHAFNEEMNAFTASYGGDTLDASVLLMAEIGFLPASDPRYIGTVEAVDRDLREGNHIYRYKTEDDFGRPQTAFTACTFWHIDALYRIGRKDEAREMFETILEQRNHLGLLSEDVDPKTNELWGNYPQTYSMVGIINSANLMSRKWTDIV; this is translated from the coding sequence ATGAGTCATTTAAACCAAGGAATAATTGGCAATAGCACAGTCGCGGCTTTGATTGATACAGATGCCCGTATCAATTGGTTATGTCTGCCCAAAATCGACGGCGAGCCCATTTTTGATGCTCTACTCGGCGGCAAAGGTAGTTTCAACATTTGGATGGAAGACCGTGTCTCAACCGAGCAGAGTTATGAACCTAATACGGCCGTTCTGCGGACTCGATTAACAGATGCCCATGGTGCGATCTTAGATGTCATCGATTTTGCACCCTATTTTGTCAGCCGGGACCGAAATTTCCGCCCAGCCAGTTTTGTCAGAGAAATCAAGGTCATTGCTGGGTCGCCCTGCATCAAAATAGAAATCAATGCGCAAGCCAATTGGGGTGAGCACGAAATTAAAGCCCGGCGAGGAGTTCATCACATTAGTTACGACACAAATGATGGTGGATTTCGTATTACGACGAGCATGCCTGTCTCTTATATTTTGTCACGCACTAGTTTTGTTCTTGACCGTGACGTGTCGTTCATTTGTGGTCCGGATGAAAGCGTAGCTGAAAATGTTGATTTTTTGGCCCGAGATTGGCGAGAACGCACCATAGATTATTGGCGGCGTTGGACGCGTAGTCTGGCCGTTCCACCAGATTGGCAAGCCGCCGTAATTCGTGCTGCCATTACACTGAAGCTCTGTGTTTATGAAGAAACAGGCGGCGTTGTGGCGGCGCTGACCACCTCCGTACCAGAGCATGAAGGGTCACAGAGGAATTGGGACTATAGATTTTGCTGGATAAGGGATGCCTATTTTTCAGTCACGGCGCTTAACCGCCTCGCCTCTATGGAGACATTGGAACATTACATGCGATTTCTTCGCAGTGTTGTTTCGCAAACAAAAGGCGGGCATATTCAACCTGTCTATGGCATTGGTCTTGAAACAGATTTAACAGAAGACATTGCTACGCATCTGCCAGGCTATCGCGGTTACGGCCCGGTGCGCCGCGGCAATCAGGCGGCAGAACATATTCAACATGATGTATATGGTCAAATCGTTCTCGCTGCCACGCAAGCCTTTCTTGATGAACGACTTTTGTCACAAGTTGGCGTCGCTGAATTTGAACAATTAGAACCCGTGGGTGAACGCGCCTTTGCTGTGCACGATACACCCGATGCCGGCATATGGGAATTTCGAACCCTGGCTTATGTCCATACATCATCAGCTATTATGTGCTGGGCCGCGTGTGACAGGCTCTCGAAAATAGCCAATTATTTAAAACTTGAGAAAAAGACAATCTATTGGGCTGAACGCGCCGAAATTATTCACAAACATATTTTAAGCCATGCGTTTAACGAAGAGATGAATGCCTTTACCGCCAGTTACGGCGGTGACACTTTGGATGCCTCTGTTCTTTTAATGGCGGAGATTGGATTCTTACCCGCCTCTGACCCGCGATATATCGGGACTGTCGAAGCCGTGGACCGTGACCTTCGCGAGGGCAATCATATTTACAGATACAAAACCGAAGATGATTTCGGGCGTCCACAAACCGCCTTTACGGCCTGCACATTCTGGCACATTGATGCCCTCTACCGCATTGGCCGCAAAGACGAAGCCCGTGAAATGTTTGAGACGATTTTGGAACAACGTAATCATCTTGGACTTTTATCTGAAGATGTAGATCCAAAAACGAATGAGTTATGGGGGAATTACCCTCAAACCTATTCCATGGTTGGTATTATCAATTCCGCCAACTTAATGAGCCGCAAGTGGACAGATATCGTTTAA
- a CDS encoding NUDIX domain-containing protein, with product MTQKLPPAPSNPWITHSTESVFENDWFRVETSAVTTPGNTAGQYGVVRMANRSVGVVPYENGHVWMVGQTRYALNQYSWEIPEGGVPKGEDMLAAARRELKEETGLSARTLTHLLDFHPSNSITDEYGEIYLATGLTRGASALEPTEDITSIRIPLSDLLSYIESGQITDVMTIMAAYKLRLMQLAGELE from the coding sequence ATGACACAAAAGCTACCTCCCGCTCCATCGAACCCATGGATTACGCACTCAACAGAGAGTGTTTTTGAAAATGATTGGTTTCGAGTAGAAACCTCCGCCGTCACCACGCCGGGAAACACGGCAGGCCAGTACGGCGTAGTAAGAATGGCAAACCGCTCTGTAGGGGTTGTACCCTATGAAAATGGTCATGTGTGGATGGTGGGCCAAACCCGTTATGCCTTGAATCAATATAGCTGGGAAATTCCAGAAGGCGGCGTGCCTAAAGGCGAAGATATGCTAGCGGCCGCACGGCGTGAGCTAAAAGAAGAAACAGGATTGTCTGCTAGGACCCTGACTCATCTGCTGGACTTCCACCCCTCGAATTCTATCACAGATGAGTATGGTGAAATATATCTTGCAACAGGCCTTACCCGCGGCGCTAGTGCGCTAGAGCCAACCGAAGATATTACTTCCATAAGAATACCTCTGAGCGACCTTCTATCCTATATTGAGAGCGGCCAAATTACAGATGTGATGACAATCATGGCCGCATATAAATTACGGCTTATGCAGCTTGCAGGGGAACTAGAATAA
- a CDS encoding cation:proton antiporter, with translation MAVDIAHHAVNALPLKIAVIGALGIGAQWLAWRLQRPAIVLMAIAGLIFGPLFGYLLGFNMPAPIAHFLEQLRLNPVNDFGDLYRPMIGLAVAIILFEGGMTLRFKDLGDSRHAVGRMVFVAAPIAWVLGAAACHYIVGLAWDISVMVGGLFVVTGPTVIMPLLRQAHLKSRPANVLKWEGIVNDPLGALFAVGGYEFIRFSQTEASMFFVFGKLAFAAAFGTLVGIVSGVGMAWAFRRGHIPEYLKAPIVLAWVLLIYVIANRLAEETGLLAVTALGMTMANTKFAAMVEMRRFKENIAIILVSGVFVILTATLTPAILIEFVTNWRVLAFVFAMMFLVRPIAVMLSTLWSGLTWKESLLISIIAPRGVVAVAVAGLFAAELNALGRPDGTLFVPLAFALVFATVLFAGFLIGPISKALGLAAGGGHGVMIVGANPWSLGLAKAIKDMGVPVTVADTNWRRLRGARLEGHTTFYGEVLSENADYSLDHSAFTSLIAATPNDAYNSLVCVEFAPELGRHRVFQVPGSDNDESDSDTIAFTSRGRTLTSRGRSFDSLTRDWWGGWRFRSTNLSENYTLDDFYKDRGDDLDLILAKRADGTVEFIQPGQEARAEGATVLSFCPAKDTELGRGEGAKKSGGLSGPANPLPT, from the coding sequence TGGCTTGCTTGGCGTTTGCAACGCCCTGCGATTGTCTTAATGGCGATTGCAGGACTGATATTTGGGCCATTATTTGGTTACTTATTAGGGTTTAACATGCCCGCGCCTATTGCACATTTTCTTGAGCAATTAAGGTTGAATCCCGTCAATGACTTCGGTGATCTATATCGGCCAATGATAGGATTGGCTGTTGCGATTATCCTATTCGAAGGTGGGATGACATTGCGCTTCAAAGATTTGGGTGATTCTCGCCATGCCGTTGGGCGTATGGTCTTTGTTGCGGCGCCCATCGCGTGGGTTTTAGGGGCTGCCGCATGTCACTATATTGTTGGCTTGGCATGGGATATATCCGTCATGGTTGGTGGTTTGTTCGTTGTGACAGGCCCTACGGTGATTATGCCGTTGTTAAGGCAGGCCCATTTAAAATCCCGACCTGCTAACGTGCTGAAATGGGAAGGTATTGTAAATGACCCGCTTGGCGCTTTATTTGCCGTGGGCGGATATGAATTTATTCGTTTTTCTCAGACTGAAGCGTCTATGTTCTTTGTATTCGGGAAGCTCGCCTTTGCCGCGGCTTTCGGTACTTTAGTCGGGATTGTTTCTGGTGTTGGTATGGCTTGGGCCTTCCGTAGAGGGCATATTCCTGAATATTTAAAAGCGCCGATTGTATTGGCTTGGGTGCTCTTAATTTATGTCATCGCCAACCGTCTTGCCGAAGAAACGGGGCTATTGGCTGTCACAGCGTTAGGCATGACGATGGCAAATACGAAATTTGCTGCCATGGTTGAAATGCGTCGTTTCAAAGAAAACATCGCCATCATCTTGGTTTCAGGCGTGTTCGTTATTTTAACAGCGACTTTGACGCCTGCTATTTTGATTGAATTTGTAACGAATTGGCGCGTTCTGGCCTTTGTCTTTGCCATGATGTTCTTAGTAAGGCCAATTGCGGTTATGCTGTCTACTTTGTGGTCAGGATTAACGTGGAAAGAAAGCCTGCTCATTAGCATTATTGCGCCGCGCGGTGTAGTCGCTGTGGCTGTTGCAGGTTTGTTTGCTGCTGAACTGAATGCGCTGGGCCGTCCAGACGGTACATTGTTTGTGCCCTTGGCTTTTGCCCTTGTATTCGCAACCGTATTGTTTGCAGGTTTCTTGATCGGGCCGATATCAAAGGCGCTTGGTCTGGCTGCGGGCGGCGGTCACGGCGTTATGATCGTCGGGGCTAACCCTTGGTCTCTTGGTTTGGCGAAAGCTATCAAAGATATGGGCGTGCCCGTCACTGTCGCGGATACAAATTGGCGTCGTTTACGCGGCGCTCGTCTAGAAGGGCACACGACCTTCTATGGTGAAGTGCTGTCCGAAAATGCAGATTACTCCTTAGACCATTCTGCCTTTACTTCACTTATCGCTGCGACGCCAAATGACGCGTATAACTCATTGGTTTGCGTCGAGTTTGCACCAGAACTAGGCCGTCATCGTGTCTTCCAAGTTCCGGGATCTGATAATGATGAGAGTGACAGTGATACAATTGCCTTCACCTCTCGGGGCCGAACGCTCACCTCGCGTGGCCGTAGCTTTGACTCATTGACCCGAGACTGGTGGGGTGGTTGGCGTTTCCGCTCTACTAACTTATCTGAAAATTATACATTGGATGATTTTTATAAAGACCGCGGTGATGACCTCGACTTGATTCTGGCAAAACGCGCAGACGGTACGGTTGAGTTCATTCAGCCCGGTCAAGAAGCGCGTGCAGAGGGGGCAACTGTTCTAAGCTTCTGTCCTGCTAAGGATACAGAGTTAGGCCGTGGTGAGGGCGCCAAGAAAAGCGGTGGTCTATCGGGGCCAGCGAACCCGCTTCCGACATAA
- a CDS encoding transglycosylase domain-containing protein has product MNLVDLTSRFRNLRLPPLSGRAKRVLRRGVISGLMAGYLGGMVGFGGFAIAAKDLPDPKQLWDNQRPVSVQIVDRQGRDILVRGATVAPRVKIEALPFHVPLTILAVEDKRFYNHIGIDPEALLRATVQNIKAGSYVQGGSTLTQQLSKNVFLSPEKTLRRKAQEMLMAIWLERSFTKDEILELYLSKVYFGSGAWGLEAASKRYFDKPAAQLNLSETAMLAGLLRAPSALNPVQHPSRAAKRTAVVLNLMEQQNLIGSDMLEQALNYPIRIHRPQSDNSAQYFVDWIWPQIESVLGDTPSQDLVVQTTLDRQAQTLAQNAVIKNLDPQKGAEQAALVTLDGTGAVLAMIGGASYSDSQFNRSTQAERQPGSAFKPFVYLAALEAGISPWDERIDEPITLTSRIDSWTPKNFSKEFKGVITVEEAFAQSINTVAVKLGEEAGRSSVMAVANRFGLEDLSPIRSLALGSHVTTPLKLTQSYLPFANFGRAAEPYGIISISTANGTPLYDAALPPLETVIATDKLAQMNRLMTRTVQYGTGRRAQIQGRDIGGKTGTTNDFRDAWFMGYAPDIVTGVWTGNDTNAPMKRITGGKIPAQIFQDYMSEYLKDTPVSKLIIAQKPQIQKEDRELDSLLDRIEEALP; this is encoded by the coding sequence ATGAACCTAGTCGATTTGACATCGCGATTTAGAAATTTGCGATTGCCGCCTTTGAGTGGACGGGCAAAGCGTGTTTTGCGCCGCGGCGTTATTTCTGGCCTTATGGCGGGTTACCTTGGCGGCATGGTTGGCTTTGGTGGGTTTGCCATTGCGGCGAAAGACCTGCCCGACCCCAAGCAATTATGGGATAATCAAAGGCCCGTCAGTGTTCAGATTGTCGATAGGCAGGGACGGGATATATTAGTAAGAGGCGCGACCGTAGCACCGCGTGTGAAAATTGAGGCTTTACCGTTTCATGTTCCGCTCACCATATTAGCTGTCGAAGATAAGCGGTTTTACAATCATATTGGTATCGACCCAGAGGCGCTTTTGCGTGCGACAGTGCAAAACATAAAAGCAGGGAGTTATGTGCAAGGTGGCTCGACCTTAACACAACAACTCTCAAAGAATGTTTTTCTTTCGCCAGAGAAAACTTTACGCCGTAAGGCTCAAGAAATGCTTATGGCTATTTGGTTGGAACGCAGTTTCACAAAGGATGAAATCCTCGAGCTATATTTGTCTAAAGTATATTTCGGTAGCGGCGCTTGGGGATTAGAAGCGGCTTCAAAACGATATTTCGATAAACCCGCCGCCCAGCTTAATCTTTCCGAGACAGCGATGCTGGCGGGTTTGTTGCGTGCGCCATCAGCACTAAATCCTGTGCAGCATCCCTCACGCGCGGCGAAACGTACGGCTGTGGTTTTAAACCTGATGGAGCAACAAAACTTAATCGGTTCTGACATGCTAGAACAGGCCTTAAATTATCCTATTCGTATCCATAGGCCACAATCTGATAATTCAGCGCAATATTTTGTGGACTGGATTTGGCCACAAATTGAGTCTGTACTAGGGGACACCCCCTCTCAAGATTTAGTTGTACAAACCACCCTAGATCGACAGGCGCAGACCTTAGCGCAAAATGCGGTTATTAAAAATTTAGACCCTCAAAAGGGCGCCGAGCAAGCGGCCTTGGTGACGCTTGATGGGACAGGGGCTGTCTTAGCCATGATTGGCGGTGCCTCCTATTCAGATAGTCAGTTTAATCGATCGACACAGGCAGAACGACAGCCCGGTTCTGCTTTTAAACCCTTTGTCTATTTGGCGGCGCTTGAGGCGGGAATATCGCCATGGGATGAACGTATTGACGAGCCGATTACTCTGACTAGCCGTATTGATAGTTGGACACCAAAGAATTTCAGCAAAGAGTTCAAAGGCGTCATAACGGTAGAGGAGGCTTTCGCCCAATCTATCAATACAGTTGCTGTAAAGCTCGGAGAAGAGGCCGGCCGAAGCTCTGTCATGGCTGTGGCGAACCGGTTTGGCCTCGAAGACTTATCCCCTATACGCAGTTTAGCTCTAGGGTCCCATGTCACGACGCCTTTGAAATTAACACAAAGCTATTTGCCATTTGCCAATTTTGGCCGAGCGGCAGAGCCATATGGTATAATTTCTATCTCGACGGCGAATGGTACCCCGCTCTATGATGCCGCATTGCCGCCGCTAGAAACGGTCATAGCGACCGATAAGTTAGCGCAAATGAACCGTTTGATGACGCGGACAGTGCAATATGGCACGGGTCGCCGCGCCCAAATTCAAGGGCGCGATATTGGCGGTAAAACTGGGACGACTAATGATTTTCGGGATGCGTGGTTTATGGGTTACGCCCCCGACATCGTCACGGGAGTTTGGACGGGGAATGATACAAATGCACCGATGAAACGTATAACAGGCGGTAAGATTCCGGCGCAGATATTTCAGGATTATATGTCCGAATATCTGAAAGACACTCCAGTCTCTAAATTAATAATCGCGCAAAAGCCACAGATCCAAAAAGAAGATCGTGAACTTGATAGTCTGTTAGACCGTATCGAAGAAGCCTTGCCATAA
- a CDS encoding HIT family protein, protein MTLHAEYDPSNIFAKIMAHDMPAARVYEDEHILVIMDAFPQSRGHCLVIPKRPVRNLLALAPKDVGRLFGTVQRVAQAVDKALSPDGIVVTQFNGAPAGQSVFHLHVHVIPKFDSENFAGHGEAKMGDIDELKALAQKIAEKL, encoded by the coding sequence ATGACGCTTCACGCTGAATACGATCCGAGTAACATTTTCGCCAAAATCATGGCGCATGACATGCCTGCAGCGCGGGTATATGAGGACGAACACATCCTCGTTATTATGGATGCTTTTCCGCAATCGCGCGGACATTGTCTGGTTATCCCTAAGCGTCCAGTCCGAAACTTACTGGCATTAGCGCCCAAAGATGTGGGTCGTTTATTTGGAACGGTTCAGCGCGTCGCCCAGGCCGTTGACAAAGCCTTATCACCAGATGGAATTGTGGTGACACAGTTCAACGGCGCTCCCGCTGGACAAAGCGTATTCCATTTACATGTTCATGTTATTCCAAAGTTTGACAGTGAAAATTTCGCGGGTCATGGCGAAGCCAAAATGGGCGATATTGACGAATTAAAAGCTCTGGCTCAAAAAATTGCTGAAAAGCTTTAA